aaatttcagtgTAAATCATATACACACTTACATCAAAGATTTtcttttaacatatttataattaaaattcacatATGGCACTAATATTCTACTAATAATTACTACTTTCCATTTTTTCCTTAATTGGCAATTCATAGACGACGACACGAGAAGGTAAAGGACTATTGTGTAACTAGATAATCCATGATTTCTAATCCCTCAAAGTCTTCCAACAATCAATATAATATCCAGAATTATATAGTGCATTCCATTAATACGtgtaaattttatgtaaagtGTTAAGCTAAGGACAATTTTATACAGAACCCATTGAGAggagataaaaagaagatgCTGGCAAATTTAGCTTCCAAGAAAGGAATGATTCACACTATCGTCGGTAACGAAAACCGTGGAAAATGCAAATTCGAAGAAACGCTGGAAATAGGATCGTCTTGTAAATGGCCACGCCGTTTCTTATTACGACTACAAAATGAGAATAATTTGTCCTTGGCCGGTTGGAGCACTTTGCAGCCGCTTCTTTTTTTCAGTAACTTTTCAAGCAACTGGACTTCATGTATTTAAATAGCATAGCTCGCTGCATAAATAAGACCTGAATGGTTTCTTTGTGACCTTTTAAACAGACCTTTTAAAACAGAAACATTCGATTTATGTGTATTGTTGTATTCGTTaggtaaaaattctaaaacaaataaaatctgAGTAAAGTAATAGTGACATTATCTTACAACGGATTGTCAGTTTTTTCTACGACAGTCttcttcgttaattaattactcCAAAACAAAACGTAAAGCAGCAGCATGAGAGAATTCAAACATTAAGTGTACTTCCACACAGTCAAGGCAAATAAAGCAGAACGAAGAATCGAGGAGAAATACGACAAAAACATTTCCATTATAAGTTTTTGTCATTTCATTAAATACTTAAACTTATGGAGGAGAATAGACGTTAAAAGGTCGGATATTTGGattggaaattaatatttttcatttgtaacTTTCTTCTGAAGATTACTTAGACTTGTTTCTGAGAATAAGTTACATTTTCCGCGTTTCATGACAGAATAGTTTTAAAGTTccatacgttatcaaccaatctCATATTTCTAAATCTCCTTTCTTATTTGCTTTTgggattaaatatatttttgtacacaTATGTCATCCATTTTTAACATGCTTATATGTTTAGGTTTAATTGTCTTCTTGTTTTCAATTATGTCAAAAGCGACTTTATTATGCTCGTGCGTTTTTCAAGTATTCTGGACTGTTTACGTAAAAAAGGATATagaaacgtttaaaatatacctttgaattaaaaagtaaaatgttaACGTAGAAACTTACGacaaaattaaagatattaagATCACTGAAACCTCTATAATACCACGTGAGACAAAATATCTCTTTATCTTACAAATAGGCGATCattaaaatggaataaaaatgtaatgaaaGTTGGTTGCCAAACCTGTCCCGAgtcgtaattttcattttacttaTTATCCATAAACGTGaagttaaaaatatagatacctgtgagaataataatttgcaGCATCACCAGTTGTCGTCACTTAAATCCaatctgaaataaaaaaatctatcTCTAGTAACAGTTCGGTcttaaattttcgaaaatttccaaacgattgaatttttcatttttcagtaATGCACAAAATACACAGAACACGGGGAACGTAACTAGtggataaaaatattccaaaatttcCCAGTATTTTCAAACACATCGATTACTAAGAGGTGCAACGAATGAAATCAGAGAGATATTAATGCCCTTAAGAAACTCCCTGTCAAATTCATTGGCAAACATTGCTACCAGATGGCGATATAAGGGATGAACGATCGAATTAGCGGAAGAAACGGCGAAGTTGAAGACGGCTGGCCTGGAAAGGGTGCGGTAATCGCATTATTAAGAACTTCCTTGTGAAACTCGAGGTGGCTACCGGAAACGGGGACTTCGAATATAGGTTAAGATTTCCACACAACCAGCCAGCCTAGTTGTTCGAACAGCCAAGAAAGTTGGCAGACAGCAGCTAAATCGTTACACAAAGACAAAACTACCTGCGGTATATACGCGTCCCTAAGGGATTTTCGTCCTCATGTACATGAGGAAAAACTGCCATAACAGTTGGAAACTAGAGATTGCTAACCTTTTCTGCAGAGTTTGCAAAGGTTCGTGATTACCCCCGGGGCAAGGGAGATCTTCAAATGACCTGTGGCACGGCAGAGCGTTCAGGAAGCATCTTATTGTATAATAACGAAGGACGATTAATATGCCAATAGAATTTACAAGAACTTTACCTTCTGGGTTGTGTAACTAAAACTGTTTCTGATTTGAGtaactaaaaaagaaaaaaaaattaaattctttagaaGTTAACTCTTTTTATAAAGATGCTATGAATTGGTAGTGTTGGCAGTAATATAATTCTTCGTTGAGTACTAAAGTGtcataataatatgtaataaataaaatgtaataataaatatattgtaatgaATATCGCTAATGAaaacatgtatatatagatatagaaataataatattataacgatattaatatacatataagagGTGGCGCTGAAAATTAAAGTAACACTGTAAAAGATGCTTCAATTCTTTTGGGTAGTATACAAAGTGGAGTTACCTTTTAATTGCGATACATTCAATTGTTAAAAGGCATTACGAAATCAAATTTACGCGTCATCCACATGACACCAATCCATATCGTTATTCGGTTAGTGATTGCGTTTTATTTCATGCCTTTTATTGTCTGCGATCAGTGTCATCCATCGTAGTCTATAATGCTAACAcgaattttaacaataaaaaaaaaaaaaaaagaaatggagagagagagaatgtaTACGTACTGTTGTCAATTTGTGAATGTATGAGAAAAGTGAATACAAAATATGTTTGTGATCAATTGCCTTTTCCTGATGAATTTATGTAATCTGTTACTTATTCATACTGGGTGTAGTCTGATTAGTCTTTGTCGAACGAAACCTTACAAAATCATATATCACACCCCCGTTATATAATCGTGAATAAATCTACTTCACGTCATTACTTATCCGGGCAATAACACATTGGCTAAGGAATGAAAATGATAGATTTCCGCTTCAGAAAACACAACATttgatacatatgtatacttaGTACTACTACTGTAACTAACAAGTATAAGTAATTTTGTAGTAGTAATCTGATTTTTACACTATTCTAATCATTagcgatttttatattttctatattacagTATATCGTAAATAACCCGTATCCTATTCTACTCTAACATTACATGTTATATTCCCATtgtgtaatattttacattccattctatattactttatgtataatataattctatcgAGTAATCCATTGATCCACTACCTTATGTGcgatatattaaattgtacaaatatcCGCAATCTAATTATAAATCACTAAATACCTTTCAgtaatttcaacattttttcgaAGTATACAACTCCTGAACAtctgtaatagtatacagcacGTAACATTAGTAATATGAGTATAATTTTTAGGGTCAATAAGgaagagataaaaataaaataagaaggaAAACAGGAAAATCCATCGTTCAGGGCCTGTATCGTCGTGAGACGAATAACATACGTGGCATTGTACCCGGTAACATTTCCCTTATTTGTATTCCAGGGGGAAGAGCATGATAGGAGCCAATGGAGAAATCACAAAAGAACCGTTCAGATAAGTCACGTTCACCTTGACGGACTTTCGGCTCGGTCTATAAAAGAGAGGTACACCTCCTCGATGGCGCAGTCACAGTCACAGTGAAACCATACAAAATGTTCCGTTCAATTGCCGCTGTTTTCATCGTGGCCCTACCACTACTTCAAGCCGCTTCTGCTATCGATATTTCTCAGGACAAGAACATACGCGTGGAACTTACCAGCAACGATGCTGTACAACAAACAAAATCGGTGAGTGACTCTAAAGCATCTCCCACGTTAGTTATGTTCAAACGAATTGTGTTTAGTTAAGCTTTTGGCATTTTTCGTATCAACTTCTTTGTTCTTAACGCTTGTATCGTATTcgagataataatttttcgtttttaaatttaaataaggattaaatttttaattcataaaacGTTAAGACAACGACGTGTCTTGAATGATAAGGCAATCAGAATAAACCACTACAAGTTGCTTGAATGGGAACATCTGTACTTTACTGACTTTACGAACTGACTTTCAGTAACGAATATCCAGAACGACGTTAGAGAACGCGATGCTTGTcggaatataaataatagcgAGAATGAAATTCATATCGAAGGAAAGAACGCGCTTTGTTGGTACTATTATAGTATGGTGATTTCAAActataatatttgaattcgAGAGTCTTGAAGTGACGATTAATGAGAATGAACgtagaaatttcaaaagataTCCCAAGTCAAGTAAACAACCGGTCCACGTTGGTCAGATGGTTTCAAGTCGATTAAAGTCAAGCAAATCCGATCTTAAATTCAAGCAATTTAGATAATTTGAACAAAGTTCAAGATATTATTCGCGATGCGATAGAATAttctttgaaagaaaataaaatatctttcgtacgaatatttaaatagaaagaaCAGATCGTGTAATtgattaaatgtattttttcaaagttcttgttgtttcctatttttttttcttttttgataatttgttaatacaggatttatgaatattttttcatactttTACATGTACAATAATGTTAGTACCATTTTGCGAAAAGATCTTACGAATCTCTGTACATGTGTGTGcatgctctctctctctctcttttcctgtCTTTCTTgtgtttattaataattaattcaagaatttactataatttcgagttatttAAAGTAATAGCTGTATACTAAAATCTACTTAATACGATTTaacagaataaataaaatcacatATAGTATAAACCTAATACctggaaatttgtaaatatcaaattattaaagatATCAATATCcagataaagaaattttttctgttttgaCGTACTGTTGTAAGATCTAGAGCTATGGTCGTAATTCgagaaaaataacaaacatTACAACcgatatttaaatagaatgttttattacacactcttttattttccatagGTAAGTTCCTATCCAGAGGAACGTGGACCTCTATTTATCGGGGACCTCACCGCCGGCCAACGCTACGCAGACGAAACAGTTTTTCGTCGTGTAATTGAATTCAACAATCCTACCAACACGATTCAAAGCTCAACGTTGGACGTATCTGTTACGAGCGGTAACTTACTCcgttatttcttatttctcaTATTCTTAGCTTTACAGAATAAAAACTTGGTCAATTAAATCATCGATGAACATCAAACACCATTCGTTGTTAAAAGAAACTTATGCAGCATAAATTTATGGCTAGACTGTGAATACTTATgcgaatattatattcttttaactAAAAAGTGGAACGTAAACAGCGATTTGTTCCACTCGCTGAATATGTAAAACTATTTTACTTTGAATACTTTGGATTTTATTGCACATTATGTGCATTCCGTAgagttttatacttttaaatcTTCCACAAGTGCATAAACATTCCctctttgctttttattttatattttatttgtacacCAATGATTCTGTAATTTCtgtattcaaatatttctgtatattatttctgtattcaCACAATTTACGTGGTTTCCTTTCTTACAGGAGTAATCCATTATATCAGTGCTCGAAACGTACAAGGCAGTCAAGCAGTTGTCTGTGGAAATCCAAACGCCTTAGGAGGAAGCAAAACTAGCATTAATCTTCGAGTACCACCGAATTCCTTGGCCACGTTAAATATGGTCGTTGCAGCGCATGACAATAATCGCATGATCAAGTCTTAGAACGATGATATCATGCTAATACTACTATGTTCTTGAAGTTATCGTCGAtcaaattgtatttctttattgCTAGGAAACATCTTCAATTTGAGGAAAATATCAGAGAATTGTTATTGATGTATGTGTGATATAGAAATGTGTGATTTCTCGTTTCGATTGTATGCCAATGACTTTCTCGATTGAAACTATAGTGAGATTAGGACATATCGAATTCAAGTTACATATCAAATTAAGTTTACATGATATGGACACCTTGCACActggaaatttttataaaaccaATCAGcaatcgtaacacacttttatagagagatattttgaaatcaaatgtttcatttcgagaagaagattataaatatattagctTTTCGTGTTTTccataaatgaaaataaaacaagaaataattttcattatttcaatGTCACTGTATCGCTACATCGGCatcattaaattataaaagattaaGTTTTGATAAGTGTAccttatataattttcaccATATCTGTGAATATTATTGTACCAACCATAACATTGTAAATCTCTTTTTATGCctgtctttcttcctctttcactGAAAACCGATTCCTCTtgatatcaaattttaatttaactataATTACAGTATAAATGACAATACCTCCTTCCATCCTCTCAGGATATTGATCATGGATACTAtgagaatgaaatataaaacctgataaaagaaaaacgcgttattagaaaataagggtatgtgtaaatatttcaaccACTCTAATTAAACGTACAAGATCTTGATGATCTTGAGTCTGAACAAAGTTTGGGAAAATTTCAGGAGATCTCGTTCAAACCAGCAGTCTTCAAAAAATCCTGACGCCTTATACTACCACTAACGATACAAACGGATACGTAGAAAACCTGACTAATGCAAGTGCCGATTGTTCCGTAATCCTACAATACCGATTCACAACTCAAAAACTGTAAAAAGACGCGAAGATGAACAGCTCTTCATTAAGGTGGTTCAATATATCAACGATTCAGATGTTATTCATGCTTTATAGCTGAAATTCATCATTAATGGTAGTAACATTTTTTagtttatcattttttattttacacagCTTTATTCATACAACATGAAATCTTGCACCTgaacttgaaaaattatttgtagttAAAAATGCGTAAGAAAATACTATCGTCTATCGTTCACTTGACACATCAACTGCTTTACATAGGTActcgaatattttcatataaatatttttataggcGTCACTGATTTCGTGAGTGCCCGAACATAGAAAGTAGTCAAGTAGTTGTCTGTGGCACTCAAGATACCTAAGGAGGAAGTTCAGACATCCTTTTCATTCAGATTCCAACCTCTTAGGACCCCGCATTATATGTAGTCATTGAAACACCCATTGAAAAGGTATTGGAAGAAGGAACTGATTAAATGTGTTAATTAAATGTGTTATTGTCTCTGATCCTAACTGCACTACCACGtgctattaattatttaattaatagattTCTGCGTTTGTTCAAAATCGGCGGCACAACTAACTCATGGCGTAATTGCTACGCATTACACTAGTCAACTAGATCTGTTACGAccgatcgcgaggaaaacaCGTCAgtgagaggcgtaaattctcgctacgattctggtaatcgacgccgcgaatcagtcgttcccctgtttcgaTTAGAATAACAGAGGTAGTTGATGAATGATTGTAACACTGAATTAACAGGGTCAATATAGGCTTCTATGCccaacaatatttaaaatcataaTTAACACGTTACAAATGATTTAACGATGATACAATTAGTTTCTTATTATAATTCGACTCGGCTTTATGATATTTCTCGACGTATTCGTTTGACTAAGCGACGTGGATTTTATTCCTCTGAACCTCTCCAGGCATTCGGTTTGAATCCTCAAATGATACTGACTTCGATTTTTTCCTTTGTCTTCTCTGGGAGACGAGTCCCACTATGCTCGGGTCTCGCAACCGTTCGCCTATGATTGCGTATGATACCTTCTTTGCGTAGATAAAATAATGGACCGAAGGCGAATCGATGTttctagaactcgctgcttcACGACAACTATGCGCTCATCGCTACATTGTGTATTTCGCCGGTCATGTAAGACGCTCTGTCTGCGACACTGTAGTACCAAGGGAGACGGTTAGGAACACGGCCTATGGTAAGCCTCGGGACGTAACAATATCTATGATATCAATAATGACGTAATTACCCTTTAACGGTCAACAATGTTTGGAAAATTACGTAATTTTTATAGCAGAATGATTATTTAAGTTCGACGCAGGggtcgttttaattaaaaatttgcaaattgtgTCATTAGTCTATCGGATTCGCTAATCTAACCTTATGTAATTAGAAGTTGATAACATAAAACTTTCCCTGTTTGTGAAGAAGATCATCTTATCCATAAATCGGTAAACACGATAACTAATACGGCGTAATTGCTACGCAGTGCGCTAGTCAACATCTATGATGTCAATAACGACGTAATTACCCTTTAACGGTCAACAATGTCTGGACAattgtgtaatttttataatgcaATAATTACTTACTTTTGAGAATAGGGACGTGTTTAATTAAAGATTTGCAAATTGCCAATTGTGTTAATATTCTACCGCACTCGCTAATCTAACCCCATGTAAATAATTAGAAGGTAATAACATGAGAAACTTCCCCTTTTTGTAAAGAAGAGCATCGTGTCCATAAATCAGAATAATGGAAGAGAATGGAAAGCATTTAGATAAGCTATATATCTTGCTATATAGATAAGATATATCTTAATAAGATATATCTTGATAAACTTTCAATTTCGGGTATAAAAGGAACGTGTATTTCCGCAATGTCAATAGTTACAGATACACTGAAAACGATACAAAATGCTTCGTCCGATTGCTACTGTCTTCATCTTAGCCGTGGCAGTGCAAGTCACTTTCGCATTTATTGATCATCCACGCGAAACCATTATTCTGAAACTATCTGACAAAGATGTTATACAAACGAATTCGGTGAGTAAAATAAGACTTCTCCTCTCAATGCGAAAAGATATAGTTTGAATGAAGATAAAACTGCCCGTAAGTATTTGGACACCAAGTACAATTCGACCAAAATgttgatatttttgttatatgtattttacgaGTTACGATTGAAGAGAATTTCTCTGCTGTTAATTGTTCACTTCTTGCCATACTTGACAAATTCTAAGCTAATTCAGGCTGAACTTGCGTTTACTTGCAACAACAAGCCCAGCATACTATTTGCTTCAGCTAAGTTCGTAAAGatgttaattttcataaacatcCATAGTTTAGTCGTTAACAACGCAGActaatgaaaaatgattattatggattactttacaattttaagcattttatataaatatgcaattttaatatataattaagcCAAGAATCATCAATAccgaaataaagaaatacatttCGATTCTAGCTTTTCCTAAAAAGCTGAAGCTGTTTATGGCTTCATTCAAAACAAATGATATCCATCTTACCTCACAGGAAGTTTCAGTTTGCTTCTGTTTCTGAATAGGATTCTAATCTTAAACCAcgtaatattaatacataccTGGGAACTCTTAGTGCGGGTCATCACCTTCAAGGTGAAACACTCTATACTACACAGATCGAACACAGGAATAATCGCAACAACGTTGTTTTGGCGTTAGATCTGGTGCTTCAAGTGCAAGGTAAGCttccttatattttttcttattctttatgTTCTGAAGtttgtaaaacaaaaatttaattctgaaGCATAATCAATGATATACGTAATTATTTGTTGTTACAAGAAACTAAATAAGTAAATTCTTGTTCATTTTATATGCTTTGAGTAAGTATTCGAGTGTCttcatataaatatctttttacagGAATTACTCATTTTGTAAGTGCCGAGAACATAAACGGCAGCGAGGCGGTTGTCTGTGAGACTGCAAATACCTTAGGATCGTCTCGCAGTACCATTCGCGTTCGAATTGCACCAAGTTCCACCGCAAGATTACGTGTGCTCGTTGGGACGCACTAAACTATACTAACtccattaaacaattttatttttccttaaaCAATAACTTccacattattttatttcatatataaatagatataaatattctaagtAGAAATTATATAGCGCTATAGGATGTcgaaaaaataaacatattacttaaatttgttattatttctcaCCTGAACTTCTTTCTATATCTTTCTAATCAAGATTATTTCCGTGCTTTAAACATATTGGTATTTGGTAAGACTTTTGTGTTTGGTACTGATTTAGTTGTCACTCTATAGTAAAATTTAGCGGATGAATTAGGCTTGGTAGCAGTATTCTACTGCAGAAGAACATAATAAACCTACAATAAACAAGCTTCTGCTATCTTATTACAGAAGAACGAAAGCTGAGAGCGTTTATAGCTATCTACTGTAATCTGAAGTCTAAAAACTAATAAATCAATTGGTTGACTGCTgtacaataataaaacatgtaatgaaattttttgatCGGAAAAATATCCAAATCAATATCTTTCAGTACAATCCAATTT
The DNA window shown above is from Bombus fervidus isolate BK054 chromosome 8, iyBomFerv1, whole genome shotgun sequence and carries:
- the LOC139990383 gene encoding uncharacterized protein; amino-acid sequence: MFRSIAAVFIVALPLLQAASAIDISQDKNIRVELTSNDAVQQTKSVSSYPEERGPLFIGDLTAGQRYADETVFRRVIEFNNPTNTIQSSTLDVSVTSGVIHYISARNVQGSQAVVCGNPNALGGSKTSINLRVPPNSLATLNMVVAAHDNNRMIKS
- the LOC139990074 gene encoding uncharacterized protein — protein: MLRPIATVFILAVAVQVTFAFIDHPRETIILKLSDKDVIQTNSDSNLKPRNINTYLGTLSAGHHLQGETLYTTQIEHRNNRNNVVLALDLVLQVQGITHFVSAENINGSEAVVCETANTLGSSRSTIRVRIAPSSTARLRVLVGTH